In Oncorhynchus gorbuscha isolate QuinsamMale2020 ecotype Even-year linkage group LG02, OgorEven_v1.0, whole genome shotgun sequence, a single genomic region encodes these proteins:
- the LOC124008770 gene encoding zinc finger MYM-type protein 3-like isoform X2, whose protein sequence is MEPTGHPETSGSFQMATENVHLDLLSTQTDMDMFSGHANMGLLPAQTDVDLQTDMEVTCSQGTVGQSGQQQQNLDELTTFLTQSERERQKTQDSLSILGDPDSLELSKAQVEEFYSRTVVPGPSDLPGPSDLPGPSDLPLRPSRPSDLPEPSGPATGLSQDEWSGQGHTEAWPEMGAEPGTDRLEVTEGTQTLTGTLLPGTGEERMDIVLEDPSAPSQDDVDPNMPSIVSVEGSHSEDGPGKEEALSFFGLVPKVEDTGTVDKNNEREQPVRGSMSPLSSWAQPLTPGEAEDQTETEVAIEDPKVSQSGQNTTGRKRGRPRRGEVRKNITSDGDQLSDSDSDDTADDPRDTDFDPARSGLRRSTRASQRSHNTLSPRLIAPKPPCPASTPGYTQRSGGPPPPRLPPPRQPTRVLCANCSGMLQSGQTAYQRRGQHQLFCSSTCLNSFGKKVPKKKPCAFCKRDMGNSKDTMLAQVGQSQSFQEFCNNTCLSLYESRLEKGPKQPPKPSTPGQRCSVCNHMREINHEVTMGNVIHLMCSDACFNRFRATKGLKTSCCDTCGTYINTFTSRPEYLLHEGQQRRFCNSSCLRLYKMKNTKVLSCQWCRTLCKIFDMLSMVDQYGMTKHFCSLCCIASHKVKTSGDTVPSDACSFCKRSPSEPYYCKANETIYVFCSPSCWSTFQHNSPNGAIYFNCVSCHNMFNGKPEILDWQDSIYQFCCKECCEDYKRLNGVVSVCEHCKQEKPLHEKMKFSGVEKAFCSDGCILLYKQDFAKQLGLCCITCTYCSQTCSRAVTEEQDGNTWDFCSEDCKSKYFLWSLKEAKCHECKRQGQLLETIHWRGEIKHYCDEPCLLLFYSQQNQPNLDTKQGPESLLNSATCNSPDSMPPPAATKTREATGRVLTRAVAKPAPPVTPPISQRNKSSMCKPMMTTTGVTCKPEMKSQSSQTDDFLLSPPVMLPVPVPVFVPVPLNMYCQYTPITMALPLPLPVPMFLPVTLDHIDKLVEYIKELKLQIPSDPLEADILAMADMIAEESKDLDSDQKAGPLPRDYSLFESSSQDDILSMAVNMDDVLTEPGQDPADELTKASLDLNPNVDFLFDCGMPPHAPSPEQSSNAVVQKGPKRQAMPEMTLHDPLDSQPLGAGLNSSLGVKAWRAWSQSKHSDADDRKQKPLDLLLSSPEELNHGLSQFVQDIVHPRGPCYKPDSIFYLCLGIQQYLLENNRMVNIFTDQLYVTFAQELNKIVNKWLPSNGGLVSRVLEEHLWECKQLGVYSPFVLLNTLMFFNTKSFGLTTVEQHLQLSFATVTCQAKRRSTPHGMVKSSSVCYHPKSHLKRTSKEVGLGKRKRDEPSELEQQENRMNPLRCPVKFFEFYLSKCSDGVRSSCNAFYLQPEGTCMAESSRWYSDVPMDKGRLGIMLNRILAVKDVYDEHQAQEDMD, encoded by the exons ATGGAACCCACAGGGCATCCAGAAACCTCTGGCTCTTTTCAGATGGCCACTGAGAATGTGCACCTAGACCTTCTATCCACACAGACTGATATGGACATGTTTTCTGGGCACGCCAATATGGGCCTGCTGCCTGCTCAGACTGATGTAGACCTACAGACTGATATGGAGGTGACCTGCTCACAGGGAACAGTGGGACAAAgtgggcagcagcagcagaaccTTGATGAGCTGACAACCTTTCTCACACAAtctgaaagagagaggcagaaaactCAGGACAGCCTGAGCATCCTGGGGGACCCAGACTCATTGGAACTGTCCAAAGCCCAGGTGGAGGAGTTTTACAGCCGCACAGTCGTTCCCGGGCCCTCAGACCTTCCCGGGCCCTCAGACCTTCCCGGGCCCTCAGACCTTCCCCTCAGACCTTCCCGGCCCTCAGACCTTCCCGAACCTTCAGGCCCAGCTACAGGCCTCAGTCAGGATGAGTGGAGCGGGCAGGGCCACACAGAAGCCTGGCCAGAAATGGGCGCTGAGCCagggacagacaggctggaggTCACAGAGGGAACTCAGACTTTAACTGGGACACTGTTGCCAGGGACTGGAGAGGAGCGAATGGACATAGTACTAGAAGATCCCTCTGCACCTTCTCAAGATGATGTTGATCCAAATATGCCTTCTATAGTCAGCGTAGAGGGTTCACACTCTGAGGATGGTCCAGGCAAAGAGGAAGCCTTATCATTCTTTGGATTGGTGCCAAAGGTAGAAGACACAGGCACAGTAGACAAAAATAATGAGAGAGAACAACCAGTGAGGGGCAGTATGTCCCCACTATCATCCTGGGCCCAGCCATTGACACCAGGTGAAG CTGAGGACCAAACTGAAACTGAGGTCGCCATTGAGGATCCAAAAGTTTCTCAAAGTGGTCAAAATACTACG gggaggaagagaggccgTCCTCGTCGTGGAGAAGTGAGGAAAAACATTACGTCTGATGGAG ACCAGCTATCAGACAGCGACTCTGACGATACAGCTGACGATCCGAGGGACACAGACTTTGACCCTGCACGGTCAGGCCTCCGACGCTCCACCAGGGCCTCCCAAAGGAGCCACAACACCCTGTCCCCCCGGCTCATTGCTCCCAAACCGCCTTGCCCTGCCTCTACCCCTGGCTACACCCAGAGGTCTGGAGGACCCCCTCCACCCCGGCTGCCACCCCCTCGCCAGCCTACCAGAGTCCTCTGTGCCAACTGCAGTGGAATGCTGCAGAGCGGACAGACAGCCTACCAGCGCAGGGGTCAGCATCAGCTCTTCTGCAGCTCCACCTGCCTTAACTCCTTTGGCAAGAAAGTCCCCAAGAAAAAGCCCTGTGCTTTCTGTAAAAG GGACATGGGGAATAGTAAGGACACCATGCTTGCACAGGTTGGCCAGTCGCAATCCTTCCAAGAATTCTGCAACAACACTTGTCTTTCCCTATATGAGTCCCGGCTGGAGAAGGGTCCGAAACAGCCCCCCAAACCAAGTACCCCTGGCCAAAGATGCAGTGTGTGCAACCACATGCGTGAG ATCAACCATGAGGTAACCATGGGCAATGTGATTCACCTCATGTGCAGTGATGCCTGTTTCAACCGTTTCCGGGCCACCAAGGGCCTGAAGACCAGCTGCTGTGACACCTGTGGTACCTACATCAACACCTTCACCTCCCGGCCTGAGTACCTACTGCATGAGGGCCAACAGAGGAGGTTCTGTAACTCCTCCTGTCTCAGACTCTATAAGATG AAAAACACTAAGGTGCTCTCATGCCAGTGGTGTAGGACTCTGTGTAAGATCTTTGACATGCTGTCTATGGTGGATCAGTATGGCATGACCAAACACTTCTGTTCTTTGTGCTGTATCGCTTCACATAAAGTGAAAACTTCTGGGGACACAG TTCCCAGTGACGCTTGCAGTTTCTGCAAAAGAAGCCCCTCTGAACCGTACTACTGTAAAGCAAATGAGACCATTTATGTCTTCTGTAGCCCTAGCTGTTGGAGCACATTTCAG CACAACAGTCCCAATGGAGCCATCTACTTCAACTGTGTCTCCTGTCATAACATGTTCAATGGGAAACCAGAAATCTTAGATTGGCAG GACTCAATATATCAGTTTTGCTGTAAGGAGTGCTGTGAGGACTACAAGCGCCTGAATGGTGTGGTTTCTGTGTGTGAGCACTGCAAGCAAGAGAAACCTCTGCATGAGAAGATGAAGTTCTCTGGGGTGGAGAAGGCGTTCTGCAGTGACG GTTGCATACTACTATACAAGCAAGACTTTGCTAAACAACTGGGCCTGTGCTGTATAACTTGTACATACTGTTCTCAGACCTGCTCACGGGCGGTCACAGAGGAACAGGATGGCAACACGTGGGACTTCTGCAGCGAAGATTGTAAAAGCAAATACTTCCTGTGGTCCCTGAAA GAAGCAAAGTGCCATGAATGCAAGCGTCAGGGGCAGCTCCTGGAGACTATCCACTGGAGGGGAGAGATCAAACACTACTGTGACGAGCCGTGCCTCCTGCTCTTCTACAGCCAACAGAACCAGCCCAACCTAGACACCAAGCAGGGGCCTGAGAGCCTGCTCAACAGTGCTACAT GTAATTCCCCAGATTCTATGCCTCCTCCTGCTGCGACAAAGACACGTGAA GCCACAGGAAGGGTACTGACTAGGGCTGTAGCCAAGCCTGCTCCTCCCGTCACTCCACCTATCTCCCAAAGGAACAAATCCTCCATGTGTAAACCCATGATGACTACTACCGGTGTCACATGTAAACCTGAGATGAAGTCCCAGAGTTCCCAGACAG aTGATTTCTTGCTGTCTCCACCTGTGATGTTGCCGGTCCCTGTGCCTGTGTTTGTTCCTGTGCCTTTGAATATGTATTGTCAATACACTCCCATAACAATGGCCCTGCCTCTGCCG CTCCCAGTCCCCATGTTCCTACCTGTCACACTGGATCATATCGATAAGCTTGTGGAATATATAAAAGAGCTGAAACTCCAGATCCCGTCTGATCCACTGGAGGCTGACATTCTGGCCATGGCAGACATGATAGCAGAGGAGAGTAAAG ATCTGGACAGTGATCAGAAAGCAGGCCCGTTGCCGAGGGACTACAGCTTATTTGAGTCTTCATCCCAAGATGACATCCTCTCCATGGCTGTCAATATGGATGATGTACTGACTGAGCCAGGTCAAGACCCAGCAGATGAGCTCACCAAAG CTTCCCTGGACCTGAACCCCAATGTTGATTTTCTCTTTGACTGTGGGATGCCGCCACATGCTCCTTCACCAGAGCAGAGCTCCAACGCCGTTGTTCAGAAG GGTCCCAAGCGTCAGGCCATGCCAGAGATGACCTTACATGATCCCCTGGACAGTCAGCCTCTTGGTGCTGGCTTGAACAGCTCCCTTGGGGTCAAAGCCTGGAGGGCATGGTCCCAAAGCAAGCACTCAGACGCTGATGACAGAAAAC AGAAACCATTAGACCTTCTGTTGAGTAGTCCTGAGGAACTGAACCATGGCCTGTCACAGTTTGTCCAAGACATTGTTCATCCCAGAGGACCGTGCTACAAGCCTGACAGCATATTTTACCTATGTCTTGGTATTCAACAG TATCTCCTCGAAAACAACCGGATGGTGAATATATTCACAGACCAGTTATATGTCACCTTTGCCCAGGAGCTGAATAAGATTGTCAACAAATGGCTGCCATCTAACG GTGGTCTCGTGTCTCGTGTCCTGGAGGAGCACCTGTGGGAGTGTAAACAGCTGGGTGTGTACTCACCCTTCGTCCTGCTCAACACCCTCATGTTCTTCAACACCAAGTCCTTTGGCCTGACCACCGTGGAGCAGCACCTCCAGCTCTCCTTCGCTACAGTCACGTGCCAGGCCAAGAGGAGGTCTACACCACATGGCATGGTCAAGTCATCTAGTGTCTGCTACCACCCCAAATCACATCTCAAGAGAACCAGCAAAG aggtcggCTTGGGAAAGAGGAAACGAGATGAGCCTTCTGAGCTGGAGCAACAAGAGAACCGGATGAACCCTCTCAGATGCCCCGTCAAATTCTTTGAGTTCTACCTCTCCAAATG CTCTGATGGTGTGCGGAGCAGCTGCAATGCATTCTACCTGCAGCCGGAGGGCACATGTATGGCCGAGAGTTCTCGCTGGTACTCTGATGTCCCCATGGACAAGGGCAGGCTGGGAATTATGCTCAACAGGATCCTGGCTGTCAAGGATGTCTATGATGAGCACCAAGCACAGGAAGACATGGACTGA
- the LOC124008770 gene encoding zinc finger MYM-type protein 3-like isoform X1, with the protein MEPTGHPETSGSFQMATENVHLDLLSTQTDMDMFSGHANMGLLPAQTDVDLQTDMEVTCSQGTVGQSGQQQQNLDELTTFLTQSERERQKTQDSLSILGDPDSLELSKAQVEEFYSRTVVPGPSDLPGPSDLPGPSDLPLRPSRPSDLPEPSGPATGLSQDEWSGQGHTEAWPEMGAEPGTDRLEVTEGTQTLTGTLLPGTGEERMDIVLEDPSAPSQDDVDPNMPSIVSVEGSHSEDGPGKEEALSFFGLVPKVEDTGTVDKNNEREQPVRGSMSPLSSWAQPLTPGEAEDQTETEVAIEDPKVSQSGQNTTGRKRGRPRRGEVRKNITSDGDQLSDSDSDDTADDPRDTDFDPARSGLRRSTRASQRSHNTLSPRLIAPKPPCPASTPGYTQRSGGPPPPRLPPPRQPTRVLCANCSGMLQSGQTAYQRRGQHQLFCSSTCLNSFGKKVPKKKPCAFCKRDMGNSKDTMLAQVGQSQSFQEFCNNTCLSLYESRLEKGPKQPPKPSTPGQRCSVCNHMREINHEVTMGNVIHLMCSDACFNRFRATKGLKTSCCDTCGTYINTFTSRPEYLLHEGQQRRFCNSSCLRLYKMKNTKVLSCQWCRTLCKIFDMLSMVDQYGMTKHFCSLCCIASHKVKTSGDTVPSDACSFCKRSPSEPYYCKANETIYVFCSPSCWSTFQHNSPNGAIYFNCVSCHNMFNGKPEILDWQDSIYQFCCKECCEDYKRLNGVVSVCEHCKQEKPLHEKMKFSGVEKAFCSDGCILLYKQDFAKQLGLCCITCTYCSQTCSRAVTEEQDGNTWDFCSEDCKSKYFLWSLKEAKCHECKRQGQLLETIHWRGEIKHYCDEPCLLLFYSQQNQPNLDTKQGPESLLNSATCNSPDSMPPPAATKTREATGRVLTRAVAKPAPPVTPPISQRNKSSMCKPMMTTTGVTCKPEMKSQSSQTDDFLLSPPVMLPVPVPVFVPVPLNMYCQYTPITMALPLPLPVPMFLPVTLDHIDKLVEYIKELKLQIPSDPLEADILAMADMIAEESKGKDSSDLSDLDSDQKAGPLPRDYSLFESSSQDDILSMAVNMDDVLTEPGQDPADELTKASLDLNPNVDFLFDCGMPPHAPSPEQSSNAVVQKGPKRQAMPEMTLHDPLDSQPLGAGLNSSLGVKAWRAWSQSKHSDADDRKQKPLDLLLSSPEELNHGLSQFVQDIVHPRGPCYKPDSIFYLCLGIQQYLLENNRMVNIFTDQLYVTFAQELNKIVNKWLPSNGGLVSRVLEEHLWECKQLGVYSPFVLLNTLMFFNTKSFGLTTVEQHLQLSFATVTCQAKRRSTPHGMVKSSSVCYHPKSHLKRTSKEVGLGKRKRDEPSELEQQENRMNPLRCPVKFFEFYLSKCSDGVRSSCNAFYLQPEGTCMAESSRWYSDVPMDKGRLGIMLNRILAVKDVYDEHQAQEDMD; encoded by the exons ATGGAACCCACAGGGCATCCAGAAACCTCTGGCTCTTTTCAGATGGCCACTGAGAATGTGCACCTAGACCTTCTATCCACACAGACTGATATGGACATGTTTTCTGGGCACGCCAATATGGGCCTGCTGCCTGCTCAGACTGATGTAGACCTACAGACTGATATGGAGGTGACCTGCTCACAGGGAACAGTGGGACAAAgtgggcagcagcagcagaaccTTGATGAGCTGACAACCTTTCTCACACAAtctgaaagagagaggcagaaaactCAGGACAGCCTGAGCATCCTGGGGGACCCAGACTCATTGGAACTGTCCAAAGCCCAGGTGGAGGAGTTTTACAGCCGCACAGTCGTTCCCGGGCCCTCAGACCTTCCCGGGCCCTCAGACCTTCCCGGGCCCTCAGACCTTCCCCTCAGACCTTCCCGGCCCTCAGACCTTCCCGAACCTTCAGGCCCAGCTACAGGCCTCAGTCAGGATGAGTGGAGCGGGCAGGGCCACACAGAAGCCTGGCCAGAAATGGGCGCTGAGCCagggacagacaggctggaggTCACAGAGGGAACTCAGACTTTAACTGGGACACTGTTGCCAGGGACTGGAGAGGAGCGAATGGACATAGTACTAGAAGATCCCTCTGCACCTTCTCAAGATGATGTTGATCCAAATATGCCTTCTATAGTCAGCGTAGAGGGTTCACACTCTGAGGATGGTCCAGGCAAAGAGGAAGCCTTATCATTCTTTGGATTGGTGCCAAAGGTAGAAGACACAGGCACAGTAGACAAAAATAATGAGAGAGAACAACCAGTGAGGGGCAGTATGTCCCCACTATCATCCTGGGCCCAGCCATTGACACCAGGTGAAG CTGAGGACCAAACTGAAACTGAGGTCGCCATTGAGGATCCAAAAGTTTCTCAAAGTGGTCAAAATACTACG gggaggaagagaggccgTCCTCGTCGTGGAGAAGTGAGGAAAAACATTACGTCTGATGGAG ACCAGCTATCAGACAGCGACTCTGACGATACAGCTGACGATCCGAGGGACACAGACTTTGACCCTGCACGGTCAGGCCTCCGACGCTCCACCAGGGCCTCCCAAAGGAGCCACAACACCCTGTCCCCCCGGCTCATTGCTCCCAAACCGCCTTGCCCTGCCTCTACCCCTGGCTACACCCAGAGGTCTGGAGGACCCCCTCCACCCCGGCTGCCACCCCCTCGCCAGCCTACCAGAGTCCTCTGTGCCAACTGCAGTGGAATGCTGCAGAGCGGACAGACAGCCTACCAGCGCAGGGGTCAGCATCAGCTCTTCTGCAGCTCCACCTGCCTTAACTCCTTTGGCAAGAAAGTCCCCAAGAAAAAGCCCTGTGCTTTCTGTAAAAG GGACATGGGGAATAGTAAGGACACCATGCTTGCACAGGTTGGCCAGTCGCAATCCTTCCAAGAATTCTGCAACAACACTTGTCTTTCCCTATATGAGTCCCGGCTGGAGAAGGGTCCGAAACAGCCCCCCAAACCAAGTACCCCTGGCCAAAGATGCAGTGTGTGCAACCACATGCGTGAG ATCAACCATGAGGTAACCATGGGCAATGTGATTCACCTCATGTGCAGTGATGCCTGTTTCAACCGTTTCCGGGCCACCAAGGGCCTGAAGACCAGCTGCTGTGACACCTGTGGTACCTACATCAACACCTTCACCTCCCGGCCTGAGTACCTACTGCATGAGGGCCAACAGAGGAGGTTCTGTAACTCCTCCTGTCTCAGACTCTATAAGATG AAAAACACTAAGGTGCTCTCATGCCAGTGGTGTAGGACTCTGTGTAAGATCTTTGACATGCTGTCTATGGTGGATCAGTATGGCATGACCAAACACTTCTGTTCTTTGTGCTGTATCGCTTCACATAAAGTGAAAACTTCTGGGGACACAG TTCCCAGTGACGCTTGCAGTTTCTGCAAAAGAAGCCCCTCTGAACCGTACTACTGTAAAGCAAATGAGACCATTTATGTCTTCTGTAGCCCTAGCTGTTGGAGCACATTTCAG CACAACAGTCCCAATGGAGCCATCTACTTCAACTGTGTCTCCTGTCATAACATGTTCAATGGGAAACCAGAAATCTTAGATTGGCAG GACTCAATATATCAGTTTTGCTGTAAGGAGTGCTGTGAGGACTACAAGCGCCTGAATGGTGTGGTTTCTGTGTGTGAGCACTGCAAGCAAGAGAAACCTCTGCATGAGAAGATGAAGTTCTCTGGGGTGGAGAAGGCGTTCTGCAGTGACG GTTGCATACTACTATACAAGCAAGACTTTGCTAAACAACTGGGCCTGTGCTGTATAACTTGTACATACTGTTCTCAGACCTGCTCACGGGCGGTCACAGAGGAACAGGATGGCAACACGTGGGACTTCTGCAGCGAAGATTGTAAAAGCAAATACTTCCTGTGGTCCCTGAAA GAAGCAAAGTGCCATGAATGCAAGCGTCAGGGGCAGCTCCTGGAGACTATCCACTGGAGGGGAGAGATCAAACACTACTGTGACGAGCCGTGCCTCCTGCTCTTCTACAGCCAACAGAACCAGCCCAACCTAGACACCAAGCAGGGGCCTGAGAGCCTGCTCAACAGTGCTACAT GTAATTCCCCAGATTCTATGCCTCCTCCTGCTGCGACAAAGACACGTGAA GCCACAGGAAGGGTACTGACTAGGGCTGTAGCCAAGCCTGCTCCTCCCGTCACTCCACCTATCTCCCAAAGGAACAAATCCTCCATGTGTAAACCCATGATGACTACTACCGGTGTCACATGTAAACCTGAGATGAAGTCCCAGAGTTCCCAGACAG aTGATTTCTTGCTGTCTCCACCTGTGATGTTGCCGGTCCCTGTGCCTGTGTTTGTTCCTGTGCCTTTGAATATGTATTGTCAATACACTCCCATAACAATGGCCCTGCCTCTGCCG CTCCCAGTCCCCATGTTCCTACCTGTCACACTGGATCATATCGATAAGCTTGTGGAATATATAAAAGAGCTGAAACTCCAGATCCCGTCTGATCCACTGGAGGCTGACATTCTGGCCATGGCAGACATGATAGCAGAGGAGAGTAAAGGCAAGGACTCCTCTGATCTGTCTG ATCTGGACAGTGATCAGAAAGCAGGCCCGTTGCCGAGGGACTACAGCTTATTTGAGTCTTCATCCCAAGATGACATCCTCTCCATGGCTGTCAATATGGATGATGTACTGACTGAGCCAGGTCAAGACCCAGCAGATGAGCTCACCAAAG CTTCCCTGGACCTGAACCCCAATGTTGATTTTCTCTTTGACTGTGGGATGCCGCCACATGCTCCTTCACCAGAGCAGAGCTCCAACGCCGTTGTTCAGAAG GGTCCCAAGCGTCAGGCCATGCCAGAGATGACCTTACATGATCCCCTGGACAGTCAGCCTCTTGGTGCTGGCTTGAACAGCTCCCTTGGGGTCAAAGCCTGGAGGGCATGGTCCCAAAGCAAGCACTCAGACGCTGATGACAGAAAAC AGAAACCATTAGACCTTCTGTTGAGTAGTCCTGAGGAACTGAACCATGGCCTGTCACAGTTTGTCCAAGACATTGTTCATCCCAGAGGACCGTGCTACAAGCCTGACAGCATATTTTACCTATGTCTTGGTATTCAACAG TATCTCCTCGAAAACAACCGGATGGTGAATATATTCACAGACCAGTTATATGTCACCTTTGCCCAGGAGCTGAATAAGATTGTCAACAAATGGCTGCCATCTAACG GTGGTCTCGTGTCTCGTGTCCTGGAGGAGCACCTGTGGGAGTGTAAACAGCTGGGTGTGTACTCACCCTTCGTCCTGCTCAACACCCTCATGTTCTTCAACACCAAGTCCTTTGGCCTGACCACCGTGGAGCAGCACCTCCAGCTCTCCTTCGCTACAGTCACGTGCCAGGCCAAGAGGAGGTCTACACCACATGGCATGGTCAAGTCATCTAGTGTCTGCTACCACCCCAAATCACATCTCAAGAGAACCAGCAAAG aggtcggCTTGGGAAAGAGGAAACGAGATGAGCCTTCTGAGCTGGAGCAACAAGAGAACCGGATGAACCCTCTCAGATGCCCCGTCAAATTCTTTGAGTTCTACCTCTCCAAATG CTCTGATGGTGTGCGGAGCAGCTGCAATGCATTCTACCTGCAGCCGGAGGGCACATGTATGGCCGAGAGTTCTCGCTGGTACTCTGATGTCCCCATGGACAAGGGCAGGCTGGGAATTATGCTCAACAGGATCCTGGCTGTCAAGGATGTCTATGATGAGCACCAAGCACAGGAAGACATGGACTGA